The Niallia alba genome includes a window with the following:
- a CDS encoding MerR family transcriptional regulator, producing MSGSQIRRSMPLFPISIVMQLTELSARQIRYYEEHELVAPARSDGNRRLFSLSDIDKLLEIKDLIDQGVNLAGIKQIFSVQEKQVLTDEVKKEAEKARRELSDEDLRKLLRKELLNAGRFNDTHRPSMRQGDMSRYFQK from the coding sequence ATGTCTGGTAGTCAAATTCGTCGGTCGATGCCTCTTTTTCCAATAAGTATTGTCATGCAATTAACAGAGCTGTCTGCTCGACAAATTCGTTACTATGAAGAACACGAATTAGTGGCTCCAGCAAGATCGGATGGCAATAGAAGACTTTTTTCCTTATCGGATATTGATAAGTTGTTGGAGATTAAAGATCTAATTGATCAAGGAGTAAACCTTGCTGGAATTAAACAAATTTTCTCTGTTCAAGAAAAACAAGTGCTGACAGATGAAGTGAAGAAAGAAGCAGAAAAAGCACGCAGAGAATTATCGGATGAGGATTTACGCAAGTTATTGCGCAAAGAGTTATTAAATGCAGGACGCTTTAATGATACTCATCGTCCCTCTATGAGACAAGGAGACATGTCTCGTTATTTTCAAAAATAG
- a CDS encoding methionine gamma-lyase family protein: MYKQLTYGTQLEALVNEVEEQIKEVQQAIDKRIDTNQFRVLSSFQNHRVSESHFIPSTGYGYDDNGRDTLESIYAEVFGGEAGLVRPQIISGTHAISTALFGILRPGDELLYITGKPYDTLEEIVGIRGEGIGSLREFNIGYNSVDLLPDGQPDYEKIAASIHANTKMIGIQRSKGYATRPSFTIAEMEKMIAFVKEIKKDVVVFVDNCYGEFVEEKEPCHVGADLMAGSLIKNPGGGIAKTGGYIIGKEELVKACSYRMTSPGIGAEAGASLYSLQEMYQGFFLAPHVVGQSLKGAIFTAAVLEKLGMNSSPSWNTKRTDLIQSVQFDDKDKMIAFCQAIQFASPINSHVTAYPNYMPGYEDDVIMAAGTFIQGASIELTADGPIRPPYVAYVQGGLTYSHVKIAICIAINRLAEQKLITI, from the coding sequence ATGTATAAGCAGTTAACATATGGAACACAGCTAGAAGCGTTAGTAAATGAAGTGGAAGAACAAATTAAAGAAGTACAACAAGCAATTGATAAAAGAATTGATACCAATCAATTTCGTGTTTTATCAAGCTTTCAAAATCATCGAGTGAGTGAATCACACTTTATCCCATCAACTGGGTATGGATATGATGATAATGGCCGTGATACGTTAGAAAGTATTTATGCTGAAGTATTCGGTGGGGAAGCTGGTTTAGTGAGACCACAAATCATTTCTGGAACACATGCCATTAGCACGGCGTTGTTTGGGATCCTTCGACCAGGGGATGAACTTCTGTATATTACAGGTAAACCATATGATACGTTAGAAGAAATTGTTGGAATTAGAGGCGAAGGAATTGGCTCACTCCGAGAGTTTAATATTGGCTATAACAGTGTAGATTTGCTTCCAGATGGACAGCCAGATTATGAAAAAATTGCTGCATCCATTCATGCAAATACAAAAATGATTGGCATCCAGCGTTCAAAAGGGTATGCAACAAGACCCTCTTTTACAATTGCAGAAATGGAAAAGATGATTGCATTTGTAAAAGAGATTAAAAAAGACGTCGTTGTTTTTGTAGATAATTGTTATGGCGAATTTGTGGAAGAAAAGGAACCTTGTCATGTTGGTGCAGATTTAATGGCAGGTTCTTTAATCAAAAATCCAGGTGGAGGAATTGCGAAAACAGGTGGATACATTATCGGGAAAGAAGAGCTTGTTAAAGCATGTTCCTATCGAATGACATCTCCTGGAATTGGGGCAGAAGCAGGAGCTTCCCTCTACAGTTTACAAGAGATGTATCAAGGCTTTTTCCTTGCTCCACATGTAGTTGGTCAAAGCTTGAAAGGGGCCATTTTTACAGCAGCGGTGTTAGAGAAACTAGGAATGAATTCCTCGCCTAGCTGGAATACGAAAAGAACCGATTTAATTCAGTCTGTTCAGTTTGATGATAAAGACAAAATGATTGCTTTTTGCCAAGCCATTCAATTTGCTTCGCCAATTAATTCCCATGTAACAGCTTATCCAAATTACATGCCAGGTTATGAAGATGACGTTATTATGGCAGCTGGTACATTTATTCAAGGGGCAAGCATCGAATTAACTGCAGATGGTCCAATTCGTCCACCGTATGTTGCTTACGTACAAGGGGGCTTAACTTATTCTCATGTGAAAATCGCCATTTGTATCGCAATTAATCGATTAGCAGAACAAAAACTGATTACTATTTGA
- the hflX gene encoding GTPase HflX → MKETKVEKEKVILVGCETQNDAARFEYSMEELANLTKTANGQVVATLTQMRERIHPSTYIGKGKVEELESLAEELEADLIIFNDELSPSQVRNVSKNLDARIIDRTQLILDIFASRARSKEGKLQVELAQLQYLLPRLGGQGLQLSRLGAGIGTRGPGETKLESDRRHIRRRIDDIKSQLNVIVEHRDRYRERRKKNRAFQIALVGYTNAGKSTLFNRLSEADSFEEDILFATLDPMTRKIILPSGFSALITDTVGFIQDLPTTLVAAFRSTLEEVREADLLLHVVDSSNEEYFQHEETVHKLLEDLEIPAIPQLTVYNKKDLVHAKFVPTSKTESILISAFDNEDREQLKQTIEQIMIENMEYYETTVESNNGKLLSQLKNETVLRSLIFDEETQNYLCKGYALKEHAILKYKKPIEVEEWEK, encoded by the coding sequence TTGAAGGAAACCAAAGTAGAGAAAGAAAAAGTAATCCTGGTTGGTTGCGAAACACAGAATGATGCTGCCAGATTTGAATATTCAATGGAAGAACTTGCAAATTTAACGAAAACAGCGAATGGACAAGTAGTTGCCACCTTAACGCAAATGAGAGAAAGAATTCATCCCTCCACCTATATCGGCAAAGGGAAGGTTGAAGAATTAGAAAGTCTTGCAGAGGAATTAGAAGCAGACTTAATTATTTTTAATGATGAATTATCACCAAGTCAGGTTCGGAATGTGTCAAAGAATTTGGATGCAAGAATCATTGACCGAACACAGCTTATTCTAGATATATTTGCCTCAAGAGCAAGATCGAAAGAAGGAAAGCTTCAAGTAGAGCTAGCCCAATTACAATACTTATTGCCACGGTTAGGTGGACAAGGTCTCCAATTATCAAGACTTGGTGCAGGTATTGGGACGAGAGGGCCTGGTGAAACAAAGCTTGAATCAGACAGAAGGCATATTAGACGAAGAATTGATGATATTAAAAGCCAATTAAACGTTATTGTCGAACATCGAGATCGCTACCGAGAAAGACGAAAGAAAAATAGAGCCTTCCAAATCGCATTAGTTGGTTATACGAATGCGGGGAAATCGACTTTGTTCAATCGTCTCTCTGAAGCAGATTCATTTGAAGAGGATATCCTGTTTGCAACATTAGATCCAATGACGAGAAAAATAATTTTGCCAAGTGGCTTTTCGGCCCTTATTACAGATACTGTAGGGTTTATTCAAGATTTGCCAACAACGTTAGTTGCCGCATTTCGCTCAACGTTAGAAGAGGTGCGAGAAGCAGACTTATTGCTCCATGTGGTTGATAGCTCAAATGAGGAATATTTTCAGCATGAAGAAACAGTACATAAATTACTAGAAGATTTGGAAATACCTGCAATCCCTCAATTAACTGTCTATAATAAAAAAGATTTAGTGCATGCGAAATTTGTGCCCACATCGAAAACGGAAAGCATTTTAATTAGCGCTTTTGATAACGAAGATAGGGAACAGCTTAAGCAAACGATTGAACAAATCATGATTGAAAACATGGAATATTATGAGACAACGGTTGAAAGTAATAACGGAAAATTATTGTCTCAGCTAAAAAATGAGACAGTTTTGCGTAGCTTAATTTTTGATGAAGAAACGCAAAATTATTTATGTAAAGGGTATGCTCTAAAAGAACATGCTATATTAAAATATAAAAAGCCTATAGAAGTAGAGGAATGGGAGAAATAA
- a CDS encoding IDEAL domain-containing protein, translating to MWNYTPLFKKMMEDFIRIQNEPKLNEHQLRSLIDLALDLGPEEWFIELTDRLNARMLVREKIL from the coding sequence ATGTGGAATTATACCCCTTTATTTAAAAAAATGATGGAAGACTTTATAAGAATTCAAAATGAACCAAAATTAAACGAGCATCAGCTTAGAAGCCTAATAGATTTAGCCTTAGATTTAGGTCCAGAAGAGTGGTTTATAGAATTAACGGACAGGTTGAATGCACGTATGTTAGTGAGAGAGAAAATATTGTGA
- the glnA gene encoding type I glutamate--ammonia ligase codes for MAKNYTKEDIKRFASESNVKFIRLQFTDILGTIKNVEIPISQLDKALDNKMMFDGSSIEGFVRIEESDMYLYPDLNTWVVFPWTAEKGKVARLICDIYNPDGTPFEGDPRNNLKRVLKEMEALGFTDFNLGPEPEFFLFKLDEKGTPSLELNDNGGYFDLAPTDLGENCRRDIVLELEEMGFEIEASHHEVAPGQHEIDFKYADAITACDQIQTFKLVVKTIARKHGLHATFMPKPLFGVNGSGMHCNLSLFKNGENVFYDPKGELELSETALQFIAGIGKHATSFTAITNPTVNSYKRLVPGYEAPCYVAWSARNRSPLMRIPASRGLSTRVEVRSVDPAANPYLAMAALLKAGLDGIANQLTPQAPVDRNIYIMSKEERIAEGIVDLPSTLAQALDELKQNETMIDALGEHIFVHFVEAKEIEWDMFRVQVHPWERDQYMEMY; via the coding sequence GTGGCTAAAAATTACACTAAGGAAGATATCAAAAGGTTTGCAAGTGAAAGTAACGTGAAATTTATCCGCTTACAATTTACGGATATCCTAGGAACAATCAAAAACGTGGAAATTCCAATCAGTCAGCTGGATAAGGCATTGGATAACAAAATGATGTTTGATGGTTCTTCTATCGAAGGTTTTGTTCGAATTGAAGAATCTGATATGTATCTATATCCTGATCTAAACACTTGGGTTGTTTTCCCATGGACTGCAGAAAAAGGAAAAGTGGCACGTTTAATCTGTGATATTTATAATCCAGATGGAACACCATTTGAAGGAGATCCTCGAAATAATTTAAAAAGAGTCTTAAAAGAGATGGAAGCCCTAGGATTCACTGATTTCAATCTTGGACCAGAGCCAGAATTTTTCTTATTTAAATTGGATGAAAAAGGCACACCTTCATTAGAATTAAATGATAACGGTGGATACTTCGATTTAGCACCAACAGATTTAGGGGAAAACTGTCGTCGTGATATTGTTTTAGAACTGGAAGAGATGGGCTTTGAAATTGAAGCTTCTCACCATGAAGTAGCACCTGGTCAGCATGAAATTGATTTCAAATATGCAGATGCGATTACTGCATGTGACCAAATCCAAACTTTTAAATTAGTAGTAAAAACAATAGCACGTAAGCATGGTTTACATGCAACATTTATGCCAAAACCATTATTCGGTGTGAATGGATCAGGAATGCACTGCAACCTTTCCTTATTCAAAAATGGCGAAAATGTTTTCTATGATCCAAAAGGTGAATTAGAATTAAGCGAAACAGCATTACAGTTTATTGCTGGTATCGGTAAACATGCAACTAGCTTTACAGCTATTACGAACCCGACTGTAAATTCATACAAACGTCTAGTACCTGGCTATGAAGCACCTTGCTATGTTGCATGGTCAGCTAGAAACCGTTCACCATTGATGCGTATTCCAGCTTCACGTGGATTAAGCACTCGTGTAGAAGTGCGCAGCGTGGATCCAGCAGCTAACCCATACTTAGCAATGGCAGCTTTACTAAAAGCAGGATTAGACGGAATTGCCAACCAATTAACTCCTCAAGCTCCAGTAGATAGAAATATCTATATCATGAGCAAAGAAGAAAGAATTGCTGAAGGCATTGTTGATTTACCATCCACATTAGCGCAAGCATTAGATGAGTTAAAACAAAACGAAACAATGATCGACGCTCTAGGAGAGCATATCTTTGTTCATTTTGTGGAAGCAAAAGAAATTGAATGGGATATGTTTAGAGTCCAAGTGCACCCATGGGAGCGCGACCAGTATATGGAAATGTATTAA